The Maridesulfovibrio salexigens DSM 2638 region CCATAGCGCCGCTCCAAAGACTCATAGCGATCAGTCAGAGGTTCGAGATCGTCTTTAAGAGCGGAATCAATAAGAATCGGCCTGCGTTCACCATAAAAAGGTAATGCATATTCATAATCAGCCTTGCCGATCATATCCTGCTTGCTGACCCCGGTAACCTCTTCAACGGCTTTATTCCAAGCCAGCACAACCCCGTTACTATCAATAACAATAGTCGGGTCAGGCAGGAATTCGATAATGTCATTCAACCGCTGATAGGAATCCCGCAATTCATTTTCGCTCAATCGTTTTCTAGTCACATCCCGGAAACTCCAGACCCTGCCGACAATATCAGAGCCTATGCGCTGGGGGTTGGAATATTTCTCTACAATTCTACCGTCCACCAGTATGAGCTCCTCAATCTGTCCCGCTTCCGACTCCAGCGAGTAATCCCAAAGGCCATGTACAGAACTCCCCTCTTCCAACTGATCAGCAATATATCCGAAAACATCGGAAACAACTCCGGACCGCAAGATATGTTCCGTGATGTTCCACATGCTTGAAAAACGAGAGTTCCATGCTACCACCTGTCCATAGCCGTCCACGGCAAGGATGCCATCTGCAGATGATTCAATGGTAGCGGTCAGGAGTGAAACAGAACGTTCAATCTCTTCCTTGCTGCGGCGCTTCTCGGTGACATCTCGCAAGGTAGCCTGAATGAAGGGAGTACCACTGATGACCATCTTGCGTGCGCGAACACTTGCATAAAATTCTTCCCCGTCAGACCGACGGCAAATAAGATCAAAATCCAAGCCCCCGGCATCAATGGTCTTCCCTACCCATTCATCCAGAAGATCACTGGAAGATTCTCCTTCGCGCTGATTAGGGGCAACAAGATTCTCTGGACGGTAAGAAAGCAATTCTTCTTCTGAGCCGCAACGAAACATCGAAACAGCTTCAGGGTTAGCACTAAAGAATTTGTAATTTAAATCCATCAGCAAAATTGCATCGCTGGCATTATCAAAAATAGATCGATACTTAATTTCCCTTTCTTTCAAGGCTTCATTTTTATTTCGCCCCTGCTCCATAAGATACAACCTTTCAAGAGCAAACCCCACATATGAGGAAAGGAACAGCAATACCTCAAAATCTTTTTTATCAAGAGGCTCACTTTCACAATAGCTTTGGACAGCCATCGCCCCTACAACTTCCCCTTGAAGTTTCAAGGGAACACCTAGCCAGATATTGCACTCAGGACCGATAAGTACATACTCCCCATTATCGCGAAGTTTCATACGGGTTTCAAAATCTCCGAACAACGGTTCACCGGTTTTGATAACATAATCAGTCAACCCGATTCCCATTTTTCGCGTTTCCGGAGCCTCCTCCTTCTCATCAGAAAAATAAGGGAAACTGATCATATCTGTTTCCCGGTCATAAGCAGCAATATAGAAATTTCGCGCATGCATGAGCTGATTCACCTGCCCCTGAACGATGGAGTAGAACTCATCGATACCGGAGACACGGGATACAGACATCGCTATCTCATATAGTCTCTTATGGACCTTCTCCATGCGGCGGCGCTGCGCAACCTCTGTATTCAAAGATTCATTAAGTCTAAAAAGTTTACGGTTCCAAAAAATAATCGCGGTGAGAGCAAGTGCCATGAACGCAAAAAGAAGCACAATCTCAGTATACTTCACGGACTGCTCATAGCGCACGTCAAACCATTTTTTGCGAATTTCTCGATGAGAGTTTTTACTTATAGCGGCAAGGGTTTTATTGATGATTGACAGGGCTTCAGGATATTCCGGGGACACACCGATTCTATGATCGAATTTATATCTGGTAGTTCCTGCAATTTTAAGGTTCTCAACTCCAAGCAGATTCATATTTTCGACCACTACAGCAAGATGCCCCACAAAAGCATCTACCTGCCCCTTGGTCAAAAGAAGAAGGCCGTCCTCCACATCGGAGGTGCCGACAAGCTCTATTTCAGGAAAATTATCTTCGATATAGTGATAGCTGGTGTACGATTGCCCTGCGGCAACCCTCTTGCCGTTGAACTGCGACAAGTCCCGCACATTCCCGTACTTTTCTCCGGTTACGATAACCAGAGGAAATGAAACATAAACATCTGAAAACAAAACTTCTCGTCCGACCATGTCCTCGCTGCTAAGGGCCGGGATAACATCCAACTCCCCTTCAGTGTATTTACGTAGAACATCCGCCCATGAATCACTTGGGACAAATTCAAAGTTAAGACCGGACATTTCTGAGATCATATTCATATAATCCGCGATAATTCCCCGGAACTTCCCTTTTTTATCAATTATGGACAAAGGTTCCCAGTCCACCTCACTCATTTTGAGCGGCACACCCCTGCGAACAAAAGCTTCTTCTTCAGGACTTAATTTCAGAGGAAATGGCGAGCTCTCCCTAACAACTGGCTCAGCATTTGCAACTGAGAACGCAACACTGTCTACTGGAACTACGAAGAATAAAAGGAAGAGAAGGACACAAAAAAATTGTAAACGAAAAGAAATATCATTGTCCGAAATTTTAAGAATCAATGTAACTGTCCCCTTGTAAGAAACTATTGCGGTCCAAACAAAAATAGCATCAGTGGGTTCAATGAACAAGGAAGGGTTTGCTTCAGAGAGTCCACAACTCTTTCACACTACGCTCAGAGGGATGGTAATTTTTACTACCAAAATCTGCAAAATTTCTACTTTTTGCTCCGATATTTTAGAAACTTAAAACGCTTCGGCACGAAAAGTTGCCACTTGTATCTTTTCTTTCCACAATTATACAGCTACAGTAATGTCCTAACAATATCCAAAACGGAGTAGGCATGGTTGAAAACAAAAAGTATAAGCTTCTTTTTAGGGACCGTATCGGGATCGTTTTTGATATCACCAAACTCATGCTGGAGCATAAGCTGAACATAATCAGCATGGAAGTTGAGCAAAAAGACGGATTTGCCCAGATTTCTGTTGAAATTGAGGGAGGACACACCCTTGATACTGAAGAAATGCTGACTTTATTCTCTTCACTGCCCGGAATCGACAGCCAGAATAAACTCAAAAGACTCCCACAGGAAAAAAGGGAAAAATGGTTCCGGACCCTCTTTGACGGCATGAGCGAAGGGATTGTTTCTGTGAACTCCAGAGGGATGATCAACACCGCAAACAGCGTTGCCTGCCGCATCTTGAACACGCCCTATGAAAGCCTTGTAAACACATATGTCGGTGAAATTACGCCTAAAGACAACCTGCTTATGGAGTGCATGGAAAAAAGGATTCCAGTCAACAGAAGGAAGTCCGCAGTTACCAGCACCGGCCGTGTAGACTTTTACGGATCAGCAAAACCCATCCACGACTCACAAGGCGATTTTGTCGGAGCTGTCCTGCTTATGAAAGATCTGCAGGAAGTAAAAGCAATGGTTGATGCTGTCATGCCCCCCATCGATTTCAAATTTGACGACTTCATCGGCGAGAGTCCGGCCATCAAGAACCTGATCACCTTTGCCAAACGCATTGCAGAACTGGACACCATCGTCTCCATCACCGGGGAAAGCGGAACAGGTAAAGAACTTTTCGCACGGGCCATCCACTTTGAAAGCGGCAGACCCGGCCCCTTCATTCCCATCAACTGTGCGGCCCTGCCCGAACAACTAATTGAAAGCGAACTCTTCGGTTACATTGACGGAGCATTCACCGGAGCCAGAAAAAAAGGCAAACCCGGACTCTTTGAAGCAGCACAGAACGGAACAATTTTTCTTGATGAGATCGGTGATATGCCTCCCGGACCACAGGCCAAGATCCTGAGAGTCCTGCAAGAAGGTTGCGTACGCCGAATTGGTGGTGTGGAAGAGATTCCGGTCAATGCAAGAGTTATCACCGCAACAAATAAGAACCTAAACGACATGGTTGCTGCCGGAGATTTTCGGGAAGACCTTTTTTACCGCATAAACGTCCTGAACATCCAAATCCCACCTCTGCGCGAGAGACATACAGACATAACACTCATGGCCGGTAAATTCCTTAACCGCTTCAACCGCAAGCTGGAAAAGAAGGAACAGACTATCAGCATAGCAGGGCAGCAAAAGCTGATGAATTACAGCTGGCCGGGCAATGTACGCGAATTACAAAATGTCATTGAACGAGCTTCAATCTTCAGCAACTCAAACGAAATTTCCGCAAATTCACTTGAATTCCAAGCAGCAGTCGAATTGCGGGCAGCAATGCAAGGCTATACCCACCACAGTCACGCTAGGAGAGTCCCTGAAAGACATGGTCGGTAAATACGAAATGCAAATACTCCTTGAAACCCTCAACTCTTCAGACAGTATACGCAAGGCGGCTAAAAAACTGGGCATATCTCACACAGCATTGCTCAAAAAAATTGAAAAGCACCAGCTGCGCAACGAAAGCAGAGTCCTCCCTTGGGAACCTGCAACACCCGTCAGCTAAACCAGCCCCAAAGAGCTTCCGATGCACATCCCCGTGGCTTTGAACAAGTCACGGGGATTTTCTTTGTGGTAACATTACCTACCACCTGTCACTCCTGTTATTTCGCGGATCAGCCTCTATTTCATCATGATTTGACACTCTGGAAACATTAGTTACCACACTAAGTAATCCCTTACATCTTACTCTGTTAGACTAAGAATACTTCGATCTGTGGAAACTTTTATTACCAAAGGTACTTTCTACAAAACTTACTTAAACGCGTGATTATTTTGTGAATATTAGCACAATATTTAATTTATTTTCCTAAACTTACGTTATTATGAAATTTTAATCTCCGACCAAGACCAGACACCACTCTCCTGACAATTTTTGGCATGCGGATTGCCTTAGGGAAAATACCCAAGAGTTCAGACTCTATTTTTCAACAGCTGTCCCGTGGTGATTGCGGGGCGTAAACAATCAAATCAGGAGAAGTGGAAATGAAAGTTGGTATCTTGAAAGAAATCAAATCAGAAGAGAACAGAGTTTCCATGACACCATCAGGTGTTGAAGTCATGATCGCAAACGGTCATGAGTTGTGGGTTGAAAAATCCGCAGGTGTAGGTAGCGGTTTTTCCGATGAAGACTACATTGCTGCCGGTGCAAAGATCATCGACACCCCCGCTGAAATCTATGCGGAATGTGAAATGGTCATGCACGTTAAAGAACCTCAGGCTTCTGAATACGACATGGTTCGCGAAGACCAGATCGTTTTCACTTACTTCCACTTTGCTCCTGATGAGCCCCTGACCCGTGCATTCGTTAAAAACAAGTCCATAGCTATCGCTTACGAAACCGTAGAAGGCGATAAAGGCGACCTGCCCCTGCTCACCCCCATGTCTGAAGTTGCCGGTCGCATGTCCATTCAGCAGGGCGCTAAGTACCTCGAACGCTACTACGGCGGACGCGGCATGCTCATGGGCGGAGTTACCGGTGTTACTCCCGCAAACGTTGTTGTTATCGGCGGCGGTGTAGTTGGTACCAACGCAGCAATGATGGCCTGCGGTCTGGGCGCCAAAGTAACTATCCTCGACATGAACCTCGAAAGACTGCGCTACCTCTCCGAAATCATGCCTAAGAACTGCTTCCCCATGATGAGCAGCCCCGCTCTGCTGCGTGATCTGGTTCAGGAAGCTGACGTTGTTGTCGGCGCAGTTCTGGTTGCCGGTGCCAAAGCACCTAAACTGGTTAACCGCGAAATGCTTAAAACCATGAAAAACGGTTCCGTAATCGTCGACGTTGCCATTGACCAGGGTGGTTGTTTTGAGACCTCCAAGCCCACCACACACGGCGATCCCGTTTACGACGTTGAAGGCGTTATCCACTACTGCGTAGCCAACATGCCCGGTGCAGTGCCCATGACTTCCACCATGGCTCTGACCAACGCCACCCTCCCCTATGCACTCGAAATCGCAAACAAGGGATGGAAAAAAGCAGCTCAGGACAGCCGCGCTATCAGAACCGGTCTGAACATGGTCGGCGGCAAGGTTACTTACAAGGGAGTAGCTGAAGCATTCGACCTCGAATACACCCCCGTTGAAGGCGTTCTTTACGACAACTAAAAACTGACAAATCTGCTGACAATTCAGATAAATAAGTCAAATCAGGAAGACTGTTGAGAATGAGTTAGAAATAATCACAAAATACACTGGGGCATTGCGCAGGATGTTCTGTGCTATGCCTCAGTGTTTTCCTATAACCCCACAGGAAAAAGAGGGATGGTCTGCTCGCCGGAACTCTTTACACCACAGCTGGAGTTTTCTCGGCAGTCTTGGATGTAACCTGAAAAACTTACAAGGGGATGATATGGAATTCTTGACTTTACTGGACGGACTGGTTGGAAAAATAGGGGCCTTTGCTTGGGGCCCGCCCATGTTGGTTCTGCTTGTCGGAACCGGAATCTGGTTAACTTTCTCTCTGCGCGGACTGCAGTTCAGAAAATTGTGGTACGCCCTTTACCTTGCTCTCGTAAAACGCAAGGAAGAAACAGATGAGCCCGGCGACATCACTCACTTTCAGGCCCTGATGACCGCCCTTTCCGCAACTGTCGGAACCGGTAACATTGCCGGTGTTGCAACAGCCATCGCAGTAGGTGGCCCCGGCGCACTGTTCTGGATGTGGATGACCGGCCTCGTAGGCATGGCCACCAAGTACGCGGAAGCTGTTCTGGCTGTTAAATACAGGGTAGTTGATGAAAACGGCGAAATGGGCGGTGGTCCCATGTACTACATCTCCAAGGGCCTCAACATGCCCTGGCTGGGAACCCTCTTCGCAATCTTCGCATCCATCGCCGCTTTCGGTATCGGTAACATGGTTCAGTCCAACTCCGTTGCCGACGCAGTTGAAGCAACCTACGGCCTTTCCCCCTATATTACCGGTCTCGTACTGACAGTCCTGACCGCTGCAGTTATCCTCGGCGGTATTAAAAAGATCGGTAAAGTTACCGGACTTCTCGTTCCCGTCATGATCGTTTTCTACATGGCCGGTGCGTCCTACATCATTCTGATCAAAATCGCCGAAGTTCCCGCAGCCCTTGCTTTCATCGTAGAGCAGGCTTTCAACCCCACCGCCGCAGTTGGCGGATTCGCAGGTTCCACCATCATGCTGGCTGTCCGCATGGGTGTTGCCCGCGGTGTATTCTCCAACGAATCCGGTCTCGGTAGTGCCCCTATTGCAGCAGCTGCAGCCCAGACCAAGCAGCCCGTAACTCAGGCTCTGGTATCCATGACCCAGACCTTCATCGATACTATCATCGTCTGTACCATGACCGGCCTCGTACTGATCCTCACCGGCACCTGGTCCAGCGGTGCTACCGGCGCAGAACTGACCACTATCGGTTTCGGTGCAGGTTTCTCCGGCGGTGAACACGTTGTTACCATCGGCCTGATTCTTTTCGCCTACTCCACCATCCTCGGCTGGTGTTACTACGGTGAAAAATCCATTGAATACCTCTTCGGCGTAAAAGCAGTACTGCCCTATCGCATAGTATTCATCTGTTTCGTAGGAATCGGAGCCATCGCAAAGCTCAGCTTCGTATGGAACCTTTCCGACACCTTCAACGGCCTCATGGCTATCCCCAACCTTGTAGGCCTCCTGTTGCTGACTCCGGTTGTTGTTTCGGAAACCAAGAAATACTTTGCAAGACAGGAAGAAAAATCCGCAAGTATGGAAACCTCCACCGCTACTGAAAACGAAAAGTAGCCTCGTAAAAGCATACGGACCCCACTCCGCACCCTCTTTCGGACGAATACCACCGTTCGGAAGGGGGTGCCCAAAACAACTCAGCAGCTTTGCAGGAACAAGAGGTACGCCATGAATAACCCCAAAACTTTCGCCCCCATCTGGGCAGAAGTGGACCTGTCCGCGATCAGCCATAACTTCAGTGAGGTTCAACGGCTGGTAAACAAGCAGTCAAAGATAATGGCTGTTGTAAAAGCTGATGCATACGGACACGGGCTCACAAAGGTAGCGGACTGTTTAAACAAAGCCGGAGCCGACTATTTTGCAGTAGCGCGCTTGGATGAAGCTGTAGCACTTCGCAATCACGGCATTGAAAAGCCGATTCTGATCCTCGGCTACACTCCCCCCGAGGCTGCAACAGAACTGCTCAAACACAAGGTCATTCAAACAGTATTTTCAAGTGAATATGCCAAAGATTTAAACGAAAAACTCAACCAGACAAACAAGACATTAAAAGTTCACATTAAAATCGACACCGGAATGGGCCGGTTAGGTCTTGTTGACGAATTCAATGACGGAGCAGTGCTGGAATCCATCAGCACAATCAATCGCCTTCCCAATCTGGAAACAGAGGGTGTTTATACTCATTTCGCAGCGAGTGATGAAGCGGACAAAACCAGTGCGCTTGAACAACTGAAACAGTTCAAAAACATTCTCGCTGGCATTGAACGCAGAGGGATCAGCATCCCCCTCAAGCATGCAGCCAACAGTGCCGCAATTATTGATCTCCCGGAATCATACTTTGATATGGTCCGCCCCGGAATAATGCTTTACGGCCTTTATCCCTCAAACGGAGTCCACCAGCAGAATGCCGAACTAAGGCCGGCCATGCAGATAAAAGCCCGTATTGCACAAACAAAAGAAGTCCCTGCCGGATTCAGGATCAGCTACGGGCACACCTACACCACCCCGAATGCAACTAAACTGGCTACAATTCCGCTCGGATATGCGGACGGCTATAGAAGGCAACTCTCGTCAGCAGGTAAAGTACTGGTCCACGGACAGCATGCATCGATAGTTGGAAGGGTCTGCATGGATCAAAGCGTCATTGATGTAGGGAAAATCGAGAATGTTGAGGCCGGAGATGAAGTGGTCATCATCGGCAGACAGGAACAGGCTGAAATTTCGGCAGAAAGGATGGCCTGCGAACTAGGAACAATCAATTATGAGATTGTTTCCACACTTATGGCCAGAGTTCCGAGGATTTTTAAGGACTCGTAAACATATTTCATAAATTTCCGACTGAAGCCGCTTAAGCACACTCCCTCAAACCCTGTGCACTCTGCTTCCGGCTACCACTGCCCGGAACACAGGCTTCAGCAGGAAACTGCTCTAAGGTTGAATCGCGTTATCCCAATCCGCATAACGGGACAACGCAAACAGCCACTGCAGCAATCTGGAAGTTCATGCAAATGGACATTGCCCGCCGGCAGAAGGGCCCCCGAATCCTTCTGCCGGATACTACCTAAGACACCGCTGAAAAGAACGTGGAAGAAATCCATGCATGACAACGGCGAATGGAGGTACTTATCAACGCGAAGGTATATACTCAGAAACCAAAACATTCCGGACGGCTTTATAGCTAGACAAGGCTGTACACCCGGAAAGATGCCGTGCAACTCTGGCGGCAAACGAATTCTTAAGCTGAAAGTACAGACAGAGTTAATGGATTCTTACCCAAACACTGCCGTTTGGGGTCATGGCTAAGGCGTGTATTATTAAAGCCCAGTCCCGGATTAGCGGGACTGGGCTATTTTTACTGCGAAGCTACTCTTCCCGCTTGGAAAAGTAGAGATTGCAGAGAGCCAGCAGTGAAGTTCCCACAATCAGCATCAGCGAAACCGCATTGATAACCGGAGTACTTCCATCCCTTACCTGCAAATACAGGTTAATCGGGAGCGTGGGCTCTGAACCGACCAGAAAAAGAGTGGTGTTGAAGTTCTCGAAGCTCATCAGAAAGGCCACCGCCCCCGCACCGATGATAGCCGGACGCAGGAACTTCAAGGTTATATGCCAGATTACCCCCAACTGACTCGCGCCCAGATTCAAAGCCGCTTCTTCAAGGGAATGGTCGAATTTACGCAACCGAGCTGAAACCACGAGAGTTACAAATGTGGTTATGAAGGAAAACTGCCCCAGTACCACCAACCAGAAACTGGGCCGGAAAACCTCAAAATCAAGCCCGAAAGTTTCATCAAAGTAAGTTCCGGCGGTATTTGATGCCAGCAGTAGGGAGATACCGAGAATTACACCCGGGATAACCAAAGGAGCCAGCATCAAAAAGTAGAGCAATCCTTTAAAGCGGAACTCTTCCTTCTCAAAAAGAAAACTCGCACAGGTTCCCACGATAACGCTCAATATTGAAACAAAAAACGCGGTCTGAAAACTTGTCAGAATAGAGCGCAGGTTCTGATCATCATGAAACAGCCCTATCCGCTCCGGTCCGCTGGAAAGGAACCAGTCCAAAGTAAAACCCTTCCATGGCAGGGAAGGAAAATCTGAATTGTTGAAGGCCAGCACGCAGGTAACCACCAGCGGGGCAAATAAAAAGACAAAATACAAAATGATGAAACAATTGAATGACCAATTGTAAGCCTTGCTGCGCGGCAGAGAACGAATCATGATGCCACCTCCCCGAGTTTCTGGCGGGTAAGTTTAAGCCCGGTCCAGATAATCAATGAACTCAAGATCAGCAGCAGAAAACCGAAGGCCGAACCCTGATTCCAGTTGAAACTGGCGATAAACTGATTGTAGATCTGCTCCGTGAACCACAGGGAATTCTTACCGCCCATAAGATTCGGGGTCAGGTAGTTACCGAGCACAAGCATAAAGACCACAATGGAACCGGAAGTGATCCCCGGTTTGCAGTGAGGAATGATGATGGTCCGCCAGATTGTCCACTTCCCTGCCCCCAGATCGTGAGCAGCTTCGATAAGGCTGTCGTCAAGGCTATCCATAACCGACACCAGAGGCACAACCATGAACAGCATAGAGGTATAAACCAGCCCCATGATCATTGTCGCATCGTTGTAAAGCATCTCGATAGGCTTATTGATCAACCCGATTTTGAGCATGAAAAAGTTGAGCACCCCGGACTCACGCAAAAGGATCATCCAGCCGTAAATACGGACCAGTTCACTAACCCAGAAGGGCAGCAAGAGCATGATCATCAGTGCGCCCTGCACCCGCGTCCGTGCCAGCTTGGCGATATAAAAGGAAACAGGCATTGAGAGCAGAAAAACAATGAAGGTGGTCACTATGGCATAAAGACAGGTACGCACAAAAGTAAGCCAATAGACAGGTTCATCAAAAAAATTGATGTAGTTTTGCAAAGTCCAAACCATGTCGCCATAATCATTTTCACCCCTGAAGCTCATGGTCAGCAGGTCGCAAAGAGGCAACACGATCAGCAAAAAGAGCCACATGATTACCGGAGCAAAAAATATCCAGAAAACCATTCTCGAGCGGGTCATAATTATTCCTCCGCCCCGAAACAGATACCGGAATCAGGATGCCAGCCCACGGAAATTTCATTGCCCGGTTCAATATGATCAAATCGGCGGTTCTGGGGCAAGCTGACAATAAGTTCGTGATCCTCTTTTGTTACAGTAAGCAAGCGGCTGTTGGCTCCATCAAAAAGAATGCTCTTCACTGTGACTTCAAATACATTTAAACCCGTGCGGTCCTTCGGCTCAATAAGCATGGCCTCTGGACGCAGAAAGAGGTCGGCCCTTCCGCCACTGACACAAGCTCCGTGCGGCTTGGTCTGAAAAGTATATCCTTCATCAGTAAGGAGAATGACTTTCTCAGAATCACTTTCAACAACCTTGCCGCTCCATTTATTATTGTCCCCAACAAACTGAGCAACGAATGGAGTAGCCGGTTTTCCATAAAGCTCCTGCGGGCTGCCGACCTGTTCGAAGCGCCCTTTATTCATTACCGCTACCCGATCGGACATAACCAAGGCTTCGGACTGATCGTGAGTGATATAGATAAAAGTTGTGCCCACCTTAGCCTGAAGTTTCTTTAATTCCACTTTCATCTGTTCCCGCAGCTTCAAATCCAACGCCCCCAGGGGTTCATCAAGGAGCAATACCGAAGGTTCCAGCACCAGACAGCGGGCAATTGCCACTCTCTGCTTCTGACCACCTGAAAGCTGGTTAATCTGCTTCTCTCCGTAACCGGGCAGGCCGACCCGTTCCAGAATGGTTTCGGTTTTCTTTTTAATCTCCGCAGCTCCCACCCCGCGTCTCTTCAGCCCGAAGGCAATATTCTCGGCAACATTCATCATGGGAAACAAAGCCAGATGCTGAAAAACAAGATTCACAGGACGTTTGTTGGGAGGCACGCCAAGCATACTTCCGCCCCGGATTTCAATATCCCCGGAAGTCGGCTCCTCAAATCCGGCGATCATACGCAGCAATGTAGTCTTGCCACATCCGGAAGGCCCGAGAATTGAAAAAAAAGATCCGGCAGGAACATCAAAGGAAACACCGTCCACGGCAGTAAAATTGCCGAATTTTTTCACCATATCAGAAACAGAAAGA contains the following coding sequences:
- a CDS encoding ABC transporter permease → MIRSLPRSKAYNWSFNCFIILYFVFLFAPLVVTCVLAFNNSDFPSLPWKGFTLDWFLSSGPERIGLFHDDQNLRSILTSFQTAFFVSILSVIVGTCASFLFEKEEFRFKGLLYFLMLAPLVIPGVILGISLLLASNTAGTYFDETFGLDFEVFRPSFWLVVLGQFSFITTFVTLVVSARLRKFDHSLEEAALNLGASQLGVIWHITLKFLRPAIIGAGAVAFLMSFENFNTTLFLVGSEPTLPINLYLQVRDGSTPVINAVSLMLIVGTSLLALCNLYFSKREE
- a CDS encoding sigma 54-interacting transcriptional regulator, producing the protein MVENKKYKLLFRDRIGIVFDITKLMLEHKLNIISMEVEQKDGFAQISVEIEGGHTLDTEEMLTLFSSLPGIDSQNKLKRLPQEKREKWFRTLFDGMSEGIVSVNSRGMINTANSVACRILNTPYESLVNTYVGEITPKDNLLMECMEKRIPVNRRKSAVTSTGRVDFYGSAKPIHDSQGDFVGAVLLMKDLQEVKAMVDAVMPPIDFKFDDFIGESPAIKNLITFAKRIAELDTIVSITGESGTGKELFARAIHFESGRPGPFIPINCAALPEQLIESELFGYIDGAFTGARKKGKPGLFEAAQNGTIFLDEIGDMPPGPQAKILRVLQEGCVRRIGGVEEIPVNARVITATNKNLNDMVAAGDFREDLFYRINVLNIQIPPLRERHTDITLMAGKFLNRFNRKLEKKEQTISIAGQQKLMNYSWPGNVRELQNVIERASIFSNSNEISANSLEFQAAVELRAAMQGYTHHSHARRVPERHGR
- a CDS encoding alanine/glycine:cation symporter family protein — protein: MEFLTLLDGLVGKIGAFAWGPPMLVLLVGTGIWLTFSLRGLQFRKLWYALYLALVKRKEETDEPGDITHFQALMTALSATVGTGNIAGVATAIAVGGPGALFWMWMTGLVGMATKYAEAVLAVKYRVVDENGEMGGGPMYYISKGLNMPWLGTLFAIFASIAAFGIGNMVQSNSVADAVEATYGLSPYITGLVLTVLTAAVILGGIKKIGKVTGLLVPVMIVFYMAGASYIILIKIAEVPAALAFIVEQAFNPTAAVGGFAGSTIMLAVRMGVARGVFSNESGLGSAPIAAAAAQTKQPVTQALVSMTQTFIDTIIVCTMTGLVLILTGTWSSGATGAELTTIGFGAGFSGGEHVVTIGLILFAYSTILGWCYYGEKSIEYLFGVKAVLPYRIVFICFVGIGAIAKLSFVWNLSDTFNGLMAIPNLVGLLLLTPVVVSETKKYFARQEEKSASMETSTATENEK
- a CDS encoding ABC transporter ATP-binding protein, which encodes MINDLSVSDMVKKFGNFTAVDGVSFDVPAGSFFSILGPSGCGKTTLLRMIAGFEEPTSGDIEIRGGSMLGVPPNKRPVNLVFQHLALFPMMNVAENIAFGLKRRGVGAAEIKKKTETILERVGLPGYGEKQINQLSGGQKQRVAIARCLVLEPSVLLLDEPLGALDLKLREQMKVELKKLQAKVGTTFIYITHDQSEALVMSDRVAVMNKGRFEQVGSPQELYGKPATPFVAQFVGDNNKWSGKVVESDSEKVILLTDEGYTFQTKPHGACVSGGRADLFLRPEAMLIEPKDRTGLNVFEVTVKSILFDGANSRLLTVTKEDHELIVSLPQNRRFDHIEPGNEISVGWHPDSGICFGAEE
- the ald gene encoding alanine dehydrogenase; translated protein: MKVGILKEIKSEENRVSMTPSGVEVMIANGHELWVEKSAGVGSGFSDEDYIAAGAKIIDTPAEIYAECEMVMHVKEPQASEYDMVREDQIVFTYFHFAPDEPLTRAFVKNKSIAIAYETVEGDKGDLPLLTPMSEVAGRMSIQQGAKYLERYYGGRGMLMGGVTGVTPANVVVIGGGVVGTNAAMMACGLGAKVTILDMNLERLRYLSEIMPKNCFPMMSSPALLRDLVQEADVVVGAVLVAGAKAPKLVNREMLKTMKNGSVIVDVAIDQGGCFETSKPTTHGDPVYDVEGVIHYCVANMPGAVPMTSTMALTNATLPYALEIANKGWKKAAQDSRAIRTGLNMVGGKVTYKGVAEAFDLEYTPVEGVLYDN
- a CDS encoding ABC transporter permease encodes the protein MTRSRMVFWIFFAPVIMWLFLLIVLPLCDLLTMSFRGENDYGDMVWTLQNYINFFDEPVYWLTFVRTCLYAIVTTFIVFLLSMPVSFYIAKLARTRVQGALMIMLLLPFWVSELVRIYGWMILLRESGVLNFFMLKIGLINKPIEMLYNDATMIMGLVYTSMLFMVVPLVSVMDSLDDSLIEAAHDLGAGKWTIWRTIIIPHCKPGITSGSIVVFMLVLGNYLTPNLMGGKNSLWFTEQIYNQFIASFNWNQGSAFGFLLLILSSLIIWTGLKLTRQKLGEVAS
- the alr gene encoding alanine racemase → MNNPKTFAPIWAEVDLSAISHNFSEVQRLVNKQSKIMAVVKADAYGHGLTKVADCLNKAGADYFAVARLDEAVALRNHGIEKPILILGYTPPEAATELLKHKVIQTVFSSEYAKDLNEKLNQTNKTLKVHIKIDTGMGRLGLVDEFNDGAVLESISTINRLPNLETEGVYTHFAASDEADKTSALEQLKQFKNILAGIERRGISIPLKHAANSAAIIDLPESYFDMVRPGIMLYGLYPSNGVHQQNAELRPAMQIKARIAQTKEVPAGFRISYGHTYTTPNATKLATIPLGYADGYRRQLSSAGKVLVHGQHASIVGRVCMDQSVIDVGKIENVEAGDEVVIIGRQEQAEISAERMACELGTINYEIVSTLMARVPRIFKDS
- a CDS encoding TyrR/PhhR family helix-turn-helix DNA-binding protein, which translates into the protein MVGKYEMQILLETLNSSDSIRKAAKKLGISHTALLKKIEKHQLRNESRVLPWEPATPVS